The stretch of DNA gcccggcgccgccgcctcgTCGGCCGCGCCGCCCAGCTCGGCCAGCAGCTCGGCCACGCTCTCGGCCAGCACCACGCTCAGCGTGGCCGTGGCCGACAGCGCCGGCCGCCCGTGGTCCttcaccagcaccaccaggctGTGGCGCGCCGCGTCGCGGGCCAGCGGCGAGCGCGCCGTGCGCACCTCGCCGCTGTGCGGCCCCACGCGGAACAGCCCCGGCTCCGTGGCCTTGGCCAGCTCGTACGACAGCCACGCGTTCTGACCCGCGTCCGCGTCCACCGCCACCACCTTGGCCACCAGCGCGCCGGCCGGCGACGAGCGCGGCGCCAGCTCCACGACCGACCGCGCCGCGCCCGAGCCCCGCGGCGCCGCCGCGGCCGGCGGCGGGTACAGCACCTgcggcgcgttgtcgttctcGTCCGCGATCAGCAGCAGCACCGACACGTTGCCGCTCAGCGCCGGCGCGCCGCCGTCCTCCGCGCGCACCCACAGCCGCAGCTCGCGCACCTGCTCGTAGTCCAAGGAGCGCAGCGCGTACAGCGCGCCCGTCTCCGCCTGCACCGACACGTACGACGACAGCGGCGCGCCCCGCACCCGCCCCTCCGACAGCCGGTAGCGCACGCGCGCGTTCTGCCCCCAGTCCGCGTCCGTCGCGCGCACCGTCAGCACCAGCGCGCCCGCCGCGTTGTTCTCCGCCAGCCGCGCGCTGTAGCGCTCCTCCGCGAACaccggcgcgttgtcgttcacgTCCAGCACCCGCAGCGCCAGCACCGCGCTGCTCTGCAGCGACGGCGACCCGCCGTCGGCCGCCCGCACCGTCACGTTGTACTCCGACACCTGCTCCCGGTCCAGCTCGCCCGCTGTCACCACGCTGTAGTAGCCGCCGTGGGAGCTCTGCAGTCGGAACGGGACATCCCCTTCGAGCGAGCAGCGCACCTCGCCGTTGGCTCCCGAGTCTCGATCATGTACGTGCAGCAGAGCCACCACTGTTCCCGATGGTGCGTCCTCGGAAATCTCACTCAGCTCTGACCGCACGGAAATCACCGGCGCGTTATCATTTATGTCTGAGACGCTGATCCCAACTTTGGCAGTGTCAGAAAAGCCGCCGCCATCTTGTGCCTTCACCTGCAGTTCATAAGCATTGCCTTCCTCGAAGTCCAGGCCCCGCAACAGCGTGATCGCTCCAGTCTCAGAGTCCAGGTGGAAAATCTTCGATGCTTTCTCTGTGATTTTCTTAAACGAGTATTTCACCTGCCCGTTCAGACCTTCGTCGGCATCCGTGGCCGTAACGGTGACGAGGACAGAGCCCACGGGCACGTCCTCGGGCACACGCACCGTGTACTCCGCCTGGCTGAACaccggcgcgttgtcgttcgCATCCAGCACTGTAACACGGATCCGAGCCGTGCCCGTCCGTGCCGGATCGCCGCCGTCACTCGCCCTCAGCACCAGCTCGTGAAACGCCGCCTCCTCCCGGTCCAGCGCCTTCGCCAGCACCAGCTCGGGACGCTGATCGCCGCCGGGGCCCGCCTGCACGGCCAGCGAGAAGTGCTCGTCACCGCTCAGCTCGTAGCTCTGCAGGGAATTCCTGCCTGAGTCCGGATCATGAGCCTCGGGTAAGGGAAATCGCGACCCAGGGGCTGTTCCCTCGATCACTCTCTGTTCCAAATCAATTTCCTTGAAGTTGGGAGTGTTGTCGTTAATATCCGTGATTTCCACTTTGATTTCATAGAACTTCATTTCCCCCTCCACTATCAGCTCACAGCGCAGCACGCATTGCTGCAAATCCTCGCACAGCTGCTCTCTGTCGATCCTCTCCGCAGTCACTAAATGTCCCGTCTTCCCATGCAAGACGAAATACTGAGTACTACCTTGTGAGACAACACGGACGCCTCGATCTCGGAGGTCCGGCAGCTGTAGCCCCAGGTCCTTGGCCACGTCGCCCACGAACGAGCCCTTGGGCATCTCCTCGGGCACCGAGTAGCGCAGCTGCCCCCACGCCGCCTCCCCCGCCGCCAGCAGGAtcacccagagcagagctcgCTGCCGCCGGCCCCAGCGCCTCCCCGCCGAGAACATCTCCGCCGCCGGTAGCTCCTCACCGCCCATCACCGATGACCCTCACGCTTTCAGCTTCTGCCGCCCTTCTCTCCGCTTCTGGGCAGCTGAGTTCCCCGTCGCCGGTCCGATCGCAGAGCGCTCGGCCGCCGATCCAGGAATGCAGCGATCTGGTGATGGAGCGGGTCCGCAGCGggcggggctgcagcgctccGAGCTTCCTCTCGCTCCTCTCGGTCAACAGCGGCGCCCGCAGCCTCCTCCCGGCACTGCAGCACCGCGCGCTGCCCGCCCTGCTTCGCACACCAGCACATCGCGGGGACGGGACATTCACCACGGAGACATCGACCCTGCTACGGCTTTTTTTCGGCCAGTACCCGACCCTTAACTGATCATCACAGAGAAAAATGTAGAGTCCCTCTTTGGTTATTACTACCGCTCGGGAAAAGTCTCTTACGTGGACATATCTTAAGTGAACAAGATTCTCATCACATGAAGCGCGTGATATTATGAATCTTACCTTACTACTCCATAAGTACAATCTTCATCACGAATTTTTGGAGCAATCATTTTTGAATACAATAAAGAAACCGGCTCTAAAGTAGGAGACGTGATATTCAAACCCTCCCCCGGAGAACTACAGCTATCAGGCTCGCTAACATATATTTGCCTATAGTACTTAACATGGGTTGCTTAAAATACTTCGTTTCTATCCCACTCTTCTGGTTTCACGaaacccaaattaaaaaaacaccaagcaACTGCACACTAAAAGCAATGTATGGGATAACTAATCAGTCTTCTGTGGGCCACAATTCTTACAGACACCTCATCTTGAAACATGGTTTACATTCTCCTCCTTCAGTGGCGGGAAAGAGCAAAATCTTCCCTGTCGTGGACGCGTACATTTGAAATTGTAAATTCCTTTGGGAAACAGCAATACCAACGATTTCGCATAAGAGAAACAATGCCTGGAGGAAAACAGCCTAGTGCTGCCATTTCTGTAGCAGCTTTCCAGTAAAATATGGGAAAACACTCCATAGAGCTTTGATAGGGATTGTCTAAGTTCCAACAGCACAAAACCGTTGGTCAACATTTGTTCAGCTGTGAAACAGGTCCAAGTATAGAATTTTAGAGAATAGGGAATTCGAAGAAATCTTTCAACCACGAAGCATCTCCGTAAGATTTTATAATGGAAGATGACTACATTACCATGTTCAGGAGTCAAAACGAGACCTCTCAAGTAATACCACCCAATAACCAAATGCAACGACTGTCTGCTTGtggaaagaggaaggagaatGCAGTACGGCACATCTTCTAGGAATAATAAATAACCTGATCAAAACCATCCGGTAAAAACGAAGGAAAAAGGAGGCCATGCCTCAGAAAGGCACAAGGAGAACAAAAGCAGTAATCAGATTTACAGACCTGCGGTGCGACGGCGTCAGTGGCTACCTCGCTCTCGACGACGCTGCTGCTCGAGATCTGCTTCTCGCAGGACTCGCCGCCCAGAAGCTCCTCCGCTGACAGCACGGGcaccggcggcggcggcggcgggggccaAGAGGCCTCGGGCACGGCGCGGGCCGGCGCCGCCACGCACAGGTTGTAGGAGTAGGGCAAGGTGCCCTCGCAGAAGTCGGCCGGGAAGGCGGCGCCGGCCACCGAGAAGCGCTGCGCGCCCAGGCAGCGCAGCACGGcgggcggcccggcccggcgcagCCGCGCCAGCACGGCCAGAGCCACGCTCAGCACCAAGAGCGCCGACAGCAGCGCCAGCGCCAGCACCAGGTAGAACTGCagctcggccgccgccgcctcctcggcgccCGCCGGCCGCTCGCTCAGCTCCGGCAGCGCCTCCTGCAAGCTCTCGGCCAGCACCACGTGCAGCGTGGCCGTGGCCGACAGCGGCGGCCGCCCGTGGTCCTTCACCACGGCCACCACACGCTGCTTGGCCGCGTCCCGCTCGGACACGGCCCGCGCCGTGCGCACCTCGCCGCTGTGCGGCCCCACGCGGAACAGCGCCGGCTCCGACGCCTGCACCAGCTCGTACGACAGCCACGCGTTGCGCCCCGCGTCCGCGTCCACCGCCACCACCTTGGCCACCAGGTAGCCGGCCTCGGCCGAGCGCGGCACCACCTCGAACGCCGTCGGGGCGGCCGCCGCGGCCCCTCCCGCTGTCGCCGCCGGCCACAGCACCCGCGGCGCGTTGTCGTTGCGGTCCAGCACGAACACGCGCACCGTGGCCGTGGAGCTGCGCGCCGGCGCGCCGCCGTCCTGCGCCCGCACCGCCACCGCGAACTCGCGGCACTGCTCGTAGTCCAAGGAGCGCTGCGCGTACAGCGCGCCGCTCCGCGCCTCCACCGACACGAGcggcgccgcgcccgccgcgc from Cinclus cinclus chromosome 14, bCinCin1.1, whole genome shotgun sequence encodes:
- the LOC134049788 gene encoding protocadherin gamma-A10-like, producing the protein MFSAGRRWGRRQRALLWVILLAAGEAAWGQLRYSVPEEMPKGSFVGDVAKDLGLQLPDLRDRGVRVVSQGSTQYFVLHGKTGHLVTAERIDREQLCEDLQQCVLRCELIVEGEMKFYEIKVEITDINDNTPNFKEIDLEQRVIEGTAPGSRFPLPEAHDPDSGRNSLQSYELSGDEHFSLAVQAGPGGDQRPELVLAKALDREEAAFHELVLRASDGGDPARTGTARIRVTVLDANDNAPVFSQAEYTVRVPEDVPVGSVLVTVTATDADEGLNGQVKYSFKKITEKASKIFHLDSETGAITLLRGLDFEEGNAYELQVKAQDGGGFSDTAKVGISVSDINDNAPVISVRSELSEISEDAPSGTVVALLHVHDRDSGANGEVRCSLEGDVPFRLQSSHGGYYSVVTAGELDREQVSEYNVTVRAADGGSPSLQSSAVLALRVLDVNDNAPVFAEERYSARLAENNAAGALVLTVRATDADWGQNARVRYRLSEGRVRGAPLSSYVSVQAETGALYALRSLDYEQVRELRLWVRAEDGGAPALSGNVSVLLLIADENDNAPQVLYPPPAAAAPRGSGAARSVVELAPRSSPAGALVAKVVAVDADAGQNAWLSYELAKATEPGLFRVGPHSGEVRTARSPLARDAARHSLVVLVKDHGRPALSATATLSVVLAESVAELLAELGGAADEAAAPGEPAGSLTRWLVLAVAAVSCLFLAFLLLLLALRLRRWRRQQLLPPDSGASLRGVPVSHFVGIDGVRAFLQSYSHEVSLTADSRESRLRFSAAAACCDTLPARPLPDEPAPLLGDEDPAAALPVDPAAPSLCSGASCCESVFCLKFDRHEESNSHSWSTYMG